One Nitrospirota bacterium DNA segment encodes these proteins:
- a CDS encoding prepilin-type N-terminal cleavage/methylation domain-containing protein: protein MKNKGFTLVETIMTIVIVFIVGYIVADAVTKGMKTYLVTDQRKEALDEARTAIERMTREMRNLIAVNSISATELCFTNIDGTKISFRQSGGSIIRNTGWTSCPPTTGGTDNTLSTNITELSFALIQNSLTVNLTSTFQGESVPLQSEVYLRNR, encoded by the coding sequence ATGAAGAATAAAGGCTTTACCCTCGTAGAAACAATTATGACGATAGTAATTGTCTTCATAGTTGGCTATATAGTTGCAGATGCTGTAACAAAAGGCATGAAGACTTACCTTGTGACTGACCAGAGAAAAGAGGCACTGGATGAGGCAAGGACTGCAATAGAGAGAATGACAAGAGAGATGAGGAATTTAATTGCTGTTAACTCTATATCTGCTACAGAGCTTTGTTTTACAAATATAGATGGGACAAAAATAAGTTTCAGGCAGTCAGGAGGAAGCATCATAAGAAATACAGGTTGGACCTCATGTCCTCCTACTACAGGTGGCACAGACAATACCCTTTCAACGAATATAACAGAGCTTTCATTTGCACTTATACAGAACTCACTAACAGTAAACCTCACATCCACTTTTCAAGGTGAGTCAGTGCCTCTTCAATCAGAGGTTTATTTGAGGAATAGATGA